A stretch of DNA from Montipora capricornis isolate CH-2021 chromosome 1, ASM3666992v2, whole genome shotgun sequence:
gtatgacttgggcAGAGTGCCCAGAGGATATGGTCAATTTTTGTACTGAAGGAGATGATAGCGAGTGTCCCGATGGCTACAAATGTTGTTTTACTGggtgtgaatttgattgtttaGGTGAGTTGTTGAATCGtcacatcatcgtcatcatcataatcattatCATCCCTCTGTTATAAATCACTGCTCAAGCCATGCCATGTGCTTTTGGAATAGGTTTCACGTGATGTCAACATGCACAAATTACCTCAACAGACTTAAATGTACGTAGGAGTAGCATGTATAATTGTAGAATAATTACATCTGTGCACTCTTCAGCAACCTTTAAACGAGAATTCGTTTCCAACCAGtatttaaaaaatagaaaacatgtacagtgtttctatcgagttatagaaacacgagtgaaagtttgggagaaagagaaatgctgtgggaacacgagccacaggcgagtgtttccacagctttttcgagttctcacaacctttcactcgtgtttctataactcgatagaaacacggagtacatgttttccatttcttttagaaaacaacgcgactagaaaaggaaaacaacttgttaactctaattatcaaaatgtaaattctctttgctcgtgctagttctgtgtctccatcgagttatagaaaaccgatttttaaccaatcagcgcacgtattttcttaggactgttttctaaatggCTAGGCTAGCCATATCAAATTAATGGTTGTATCATCAATTCTTTTAAAGCATTTtcttagaaacaactttcttgttaACCAGGGGCTTTGATGGAATCTTTTAGTACACATTTACATGAACGCACcaatcaataattattcaaaGCGTAAATGTACATTTTGCAGTCATCAACGTTTCTTCTGTATTTTCCACATTTAGAGGCTTTTCCTGGACCTACACCTACACCAACTCCGACAAAGGTAATTCCACTTTTATTTGTGTGGTTGGCATTTGAAGTCTGTAGTTTACAAACGAAAGTATGTTTGCTGCAGTGAATTGTATGCAATATTTCCCAAAATCATTCCAACAGATATTTGAGGATTTAACTGATTTATGTGTTTTAAATCGATCAGTATAAAAGAAGAACCGCGGACTGCGGACCAGGTATAAAATGCTAACTGAAtacaaaacactgtgaaaaagACACAGAGCAAAGAAATAGCAATAGGCTGACGACATGAAATGAAGTACGAAATGAGAATGGTGGGAAAAATATTTCGCGCCATAATTATCAACCATAGCGTTAAACTGGATATTTTTTGGCTTCTCAAAACGACGATCAATAGCTCACTGAAGGTTTTAGTTGAAATTGCAAAACGTTTGTATGGAGGTTGTATTTATCAGAGGTAAGACACGAAAGTAATTTATGAAATCCTTCGCGGGTCACCAGCTTTACGGTTGaaaatcggtcagtgtaaaacgcagactgcagaccgggggtacaATGCAGACTGCgggtaaaatataataataataataataataataatgaaaaatgaGTTCTAAGGATAAAAGCCAACACAACACAATCGCTTTTTTGCCCTACCggatgttataaatccggattttcatcgaactctgtaagaattgaagctgtttgaatccttgttgttgtaggaaaaagtatagtttcgttaagtgagttgcttttaggcaatgAAATCACCACCCGCTACTGTCCATTTagctgcactgaacaaagtcaCCGAGAGTAATTACctaataactcaatttattttgacaggCATGAGAcatagataacgtggattttgcaacaatctaacgtttcagtcggcttaagccagtatcactgagatgtaaaaatttcttagAAAGATCCTTTCACTcactttcgtgtacgttatgtttatccttcaGTTCAacagttcgtttgttttgcatctggaagatgttattttcaattacaacccctccctaggggttatcacgcatagctcaaccaatgaaatccccgtgTCCTAGTcgctcggaatacatgaaatcgttgcaccgaaaaaagacaagcGGGATTACGgtcgtttaccatttacaagcagaaaccggttgctgctaggtttgttcaaatgataagcaaaaactcccgaatgggaaatttagttggaaacggcgtgtaccatttacaaaatccgttcaaggttaccgagagagtctggagggagtTAAAATCATGGGAGTATGCAAATGTCAACACGTTTTCCGATTGGAAATTCCGTTTAatttgggaattttggactacctttcaagaaatcccgttttgTCAGGAAATTTTtcgtttgggaagaccaaaataggcttaccatttacattccaaccgaaatttccggatttttgtggtaaatgGTGAACAACCTacaactcggatacctttcaggtattccgagtaataattgttggtttatAATATCGATCTATATCCCTCGACGTACTGTACTGGcgtgagaaataactttgaacatttcaatgcatctggaagcgcaaaaacaaagcacagaggATTTCAAAGATCGCATTTTTCATGGACTAAACCCAAagggtgcagcgacctgcagtcatgataatgtgagttgttgacagatgtaaaacaggattctctttcaaacactctttattttatgcttatgactcgttttttattataaatatttcttttaccctcagtctgcattttatccctggtctgcagtctgcagtctacagtctgcgttttacactgaccgtttGAAAATCGAGAAGTGGGAGATGCTGATTTCAACAGAGTTTTGTTTTGATCCGAGACCACACAAAACTAACTGGAAGTGTGGATAAAAATATCGAACATCAcgcaaagcgaaaacaaaactaTCTCGACCCTAGCCTGcgctcgcagacgtatttccggttgtcgCTTCTCTCCTTCCGGGTGGAGAGAAGcgacaaccggaaatacgtctgcgagcgCAGGCTATCCAATTCCAATTATGCGCATTCCGTGCATATGACGTCATGTGCCCTGTCAATCATTAACATATCTTCTGAACAGATTCCACTGTGATGTTTGGACGGCGGTCTCTATCTATTcgcaaaataaatattttgttgCGATTAATACAACTTTTTGTTCACCTCATTGTCGCACGGGTCCGTCTGTAAACAGCACTCGACCAAGAGAACAACTGTTATAGTCCGTGTCCtgatttacctttttttttgaaGCCTCTTACACAGACTTTGGAAGTAAcgattgcgtgacgagccaaaaCACTCTACCATTCGGCCATCCTGGCTCGAACTACGACAACAACAGTCAGAGGACTTTAATATAAAAGACGGAAATATACGTAGATTTAACGTTTATGCAAAAATTGTTTCCGTTCTTCCCCATAACAACTTTTCCACTCAAGTGCTTGACTTCATTtgtcagtttacagtgtcccgaataagtgctccagcactagaacgacttgacacttaaataaagttcctttccttccctttttttaaatttaaaattcgtGGCCGGTAAAGtacaattttgagaaaaaatttCTACTCTTACTTTCTCTAGCCCAGTCGATGTTGTAactgagcatttctgtgtacgtGTCAATGTTTTGACACGGAAAAAGAGTACCCAAGGCCCTTTTTCAAATCTGCATCTGGGCCAGTACAAACTTAGTTTTGTTCTAGACTCCATTGTTGAAAAGTCAGGCCTTACTTCATACCTAGTCCGCAGTCCTCATTTTGTACCTGGTCCtcgttttatacccggtccgcagtccgggtccgcagtccgcagtccgcagtccacCTTGGATACTGACCGGTTTTAAATGCGGTAGCGTTAATGATTTGTCTTTGCACACAAGGCTGTCAAACCCTTGTAATAATTTAGCGCCTCAAATGACATGTTAACGGATTTTCTCTAGTTgcctttttctttgaaataaagggATATTTCCCCAATAAAAACTAAGGAGTGATTTTAGTCACATCCCAGCCTATTCAACATTAAAATGCGAACGAAATCGAATTTTCTAACCTTGCCGCGATATCTTTGATTTTTATGGACAGGCGCTCTTAAATACTCCGACATGATTTCACGAGAGACTCGTGATAAGATTTGGAAATCGGTTCTGCATATTCTGCACTTATCGCTTGGTTTGGTCTGCCCTGAAGCTATCtaacttaaataacatttactTCGCGATCACTAGTTTCACTAGTGCGTGTTTGCTTTTAAAAGTGGCAACTTACTTTATTTCTGTTGATAAGTCCTTCGTCTCAttggtggttttttttttttttttttttgagacgtTCCAGGCGGGTGTGCGCTAAAGTGTGTAAGTGTGAAAAACACCTTCTTCGGAATGTTGGGGTTTGCGGACGAGCGCTTCCTTCcctcctctcccctcccccctctcttCATTTTTTGCTCGTTCAAAAGTTCTCATCTGTGAAACCCAACGGAAACGCTTGCAATGAAGGCTATTGTCCAGCGAACAGGTTGCAAGTGCAACCATGGATTCGCTATTACTTCGAGTGCAAGAAAGGTTTCCTGGCCTGAAAAGAAGCTTGGAACACAGCACCTATCAAGAATGTGAACCATTTACAAGTGATAGTGGGCAGGGCAGTGACTCAGTAATTCGGGCCTATTCCACAGAtaggtggttttcgtagtaaatTTTGGCGGGCTTCGTCGCTCATGACATCAAAACCCTAAAAGTTACTCTTGGAAACGAAGCAAGTTACCattgacaacatggtaactttaacgctgaaactttgggtgctttccattaagccaaattttccggaaatttcgggctgaagtcaagtggaaaggtccgtttcggttcggtccgaccggaatatttgggaccacctctggaggtggtcctCTTTGACCGGTCGGTCTGGTCCGAACGAAACGTGCCGTTCCATTTCCGAAATTCTCGTTTCCAGTCCCATTTCACTGTGATGTAACCAaaatttcggtcgaaacgtaaatggaacgcttcggtccttttggaaatttacttttgatgaaaaatgtcgttccatttttccttggttagttccactGGTCTCCGATCTGATGGTAAAGCATAATGAAAGCCGTAgtaaagaaaacgtttgcgcATTCATAccgcttttattagttaatagcACTTGTACGTAGTAGGCTGTTCGCGATCGTAACTGTATATGGTAGGCGACTTgggaaaatatcataatactctttgtttgcccccaaattttgcataaacattatttccagtttctcttgggacttacgatGGTCCCAAGCGAAaccaaaaacaatgcttatactaaatttggggggacaaacaaagagtattatggtattttcccaAGTGGCCTACTTATGAAGCcgtcaaggaattaacattaattatgcaaataaaatttgttcccgtagtttgtcaaccgcaagtttttttatttccctGGGTCTCCCGACACGACTGTTTCTCTCATATGCTAATAATTACATTTCACTGCCTTCAGTAAGTCCAACCACAAAATATTCGAAGCCCAATATTCTACgcgaacaaagtttatttgcatgttaattccttgaaagcTTGAGTTTGGGCCTTTACACaaatatccggatattttttgaGATATTTAGAAGTTACCGAGATATTTAGAGAAGTTTAAGATCTTTAGAAAATTTTAggatatttagaaaaaaataatagcTTTTTTGGCTGCTTTCCAGCTTTTCctcgctattttcttgacagaAGACTCATTTCTATCATTCTCTGCGATCCTATGCTAGAAATCATTGAATTCAGTTCAGCGGTTTCCCGCTTAAATAATGTATTACATATCACTAGCAGCTATTTGTCAAAATAGAGGATGTTGGAaacaattcgcccttgtcacacggcggccatattgtcccgggagaccaaaaaagctttgttttaccacgccaagcctcacccccacggtttccactgcgaggcttggcgtggtaaaacaaagcttttctgatctcccgggacaatatggccgccgtgtgacaagggcgaatgagCCTGAACCTTCTTCCGGCTCTCAGTCTACTCCTACGTCTACTTCTACTTTGCAACCatattgttttgaaagttgCTTTATTTCCATAATACTAGTGTAGACAATCTCTGACATACTTTTCAGCTCCCGCTGGGGACAATTTTAGCCTAAAGGGATTCAAAATCGgcttatttttaaaacaaaaatacgagatATTTAGAGGCGTTTTTGTCCtatttagacatttttttcagaATTTGTGGAAAGATATTCAGGCGATTTTACGTGATATTTGTGTAAAGGCCTACTTGAGTCAATGCAGTCATATcgggacccaggggaataaagaaatttgcggtaGACAAAACTACGTtctgccaccccggtaaggctcagtttgttactTTTAGTACCAACTTAATTCTTCGACGAAAATGGGCGGGGCAGCAACAAAAAGTGGGTGTGGCGCCGATGTAAAAATTTGAGCCCATTCCACAGTTCGGTGATTTTCGTAGTAGCTCCATCTTCCATCCTGGACCTTTCTGATACTAAATTCTTCCAGCGAAATTAGTTTATATTTCTATAATCAACGCAGCTTTCATTCTATTTTTAGAGTGTTTTCCTTCTTACCTATGTGGAGAAACCTTGCAACTTCATGAGAACTGGCATGGTTCGCTCTACTTCCGGCAGCGGTCACACCGTCTTAGAAGTGTGCTCAAGAAAACAATGGAGGCCATATCTTCCTCAGTGTAACCCCCTTAAAGGTTGCTATAACAACAGGGTACCTGGTTTGATTGGGCACTGGCGTATGGACGAGCAAACTGGAAACGAGGTCGCCGATGATTCGGGACTCGAGAACCACGGCTCGGCTAGTGGCGCGGTGCCTAAGCTGTCCAAGTTCTCACGAGGTCGCTTCTTTAACGGCGCAGGGCTGATTACAGTTCCAaacaccgccatcttgaattttggCAGTTCAAGCTTCAGTGTGACTGGATGGGCGAAGATTATGGATGTTAAATATCCATTGACAACTTTTGCTATCAGGAAAGGCTTCGGCTGTTATTTTGGCCCACATCGCCACGGTTGGATACCCGGCTGGGAAACAGGGCACGGTTACCAAGCCAAAGGTCTGCATGTATGCATACGGGACAAGCAGAACAAACCAGTGAGCAAGGTGGTTACATTTGACCAGGGCTATCAACCGGCACAGCTGGTTGGACAATGGGTTCATTACGCTGTCGTATTCCATCGCGAGAACAAGAAGAAGGTGCTTGTTTACGTCAATGGTAAAAAGCAGTCAAACACGCTGGACATCTCAGCCGTTCATGGAAGCGTGGACAACACCAAGCCACTCGAGTTTGGTCAACTATACGGCTGGAAAACAAACGGGACCCTGGATGAATATCGAGTTTACAACACCGCCCTGGACGACAATGAAGTTACGGCCATCTTCAAGAATCACCTTGTTTAAGACATATTAAACTCAAGAAGGTGGTGGGATATCGAGAGATGACTGTTTTTTAtccaaaaaaagaaggaactaGTTTAGAAAATTTCGCCAGTCATTTTAAAAAGCATTTAGATTGAAAACGTATGATTCTGGGGGACATAGCTAAAGTAAGGTGtttattatttctttgatttttctacGGAATTTTTCGGCTGCGAACAGTTTCACGTTTGTCTGCCTGTATTGATGCCAATAAAGTCGAGGACTATACCTTGGTCTCAAAGAATAGTGTGTATGGTATTATATCGAGCACAAggaagagtgtttcatcagatatccaaacaCTGAGAAGTGGATTGGAAAACGAGGCGtagccgatttttttttaaccagcttCGAAGTGTCTGGacatctgatgaaacactctttcgaatGTTTGATACAGCTTCTCGAAGCATTGATAACTCTAAGAGaaattcaaaccaaacgttCGCCAAGTTTTGTGATACGGTGTTTGAATCCAATAATCCGACGAAATACTTAATAATGTATTACCTTAACAATTACAAGACAGTCTGCAAGAATCCGAAGGCATTTTAAATTTCCCCATACTTTTCTTAAACATTTCAAAAGCTGTGTGAGcacaaattttgcaattgcttacTTCTGCAAACCTGAATTGCCCAAATTTTCAAATACAAGCTGATTCTGGCAGAAACCGCTTGGATCTCGCGCTACGGTCAACGGTGAGTTGTTGGACGTCAACCGGAAGTGAAgcgttttctctttttactcGTCTTGGCACTACCCCCATTTGTATTATTTCTAAGTGACTTTACTCTTATAGAGACGATTTACTTCAAAATGTGTGCACAATGTTACGTACTGGAATAACCAAGAGATGGCCGCGAACAAGGCATAAATGAAAAGAACTCCCGAGTACGATATAAGGCACGCAACAAAAGTATGACAACGAGCAGTTACCCTCTTTCTCTATTATTTAATTAGCTTTACAATGTTGCAACTACTTAGGTTAAAGATTATGCCAAGTGGTTCGTAAAGCAAATCAGGCTTACTGTCTTCCATGGACAATGCTTGACTTCCATGATTCACTGGATAGTTTCCATTCTCTGGATTTTCTGTGCACACAAACTTTTAAGGAAGACTTCATAACGAACTAtgacttctttgtcttctttccttttaatctatcgtctctttcttctctttcttctcgcATAGTTATCGCAGTTGATTGCTGCCAGTATGGCatagtcggaaaatgggtaatatttctctgtttttttatttattttattcattttatttttcccgtgtcggtaaaagtcttgcctgtcactcccctgctaagtggtgtctttgtgcatagagtcttctgtacTTATTTTGTTAGGCttgagggggttggggtaatgcgtagttttctctggtgcacacaggagaacatttaattatatatatatagaagagACAAGTAACAAACACATAGTGGAGGGAGCCGCCAGCAATGGTCGAGTTTATTCACAAAAAAATGAGCCGGGGACACACTGGATACAGGTTACAAGCCAAGGAATATAACGAAAACGACAATAAAAAATAGTAAGGAAATAACAGCCTCGAGTAAACTGGTCGGGGTCAAGTGGTGTGACATTCACAAGGAGTGGTATATAAAGGCCTAATTATCCCAATGGGAATTAATAACAAGCAAACTAATTAGGcacctaaaagaaatacatagtaatggacttcgacaagagccattatggctcttgacttcgacaacaatcttttgcccgtcgagccgaaatcaaagtgagatgtatttctaatattttgccaagccAAGTGTGGTGtaacgtacaacactgaaaccaaatggaaaattctctggtaacgtatgggttcaacaaagatagagaaggaatcgaacagcttaaaggggctaggtcacgcaatttcaggcaatttcagcactgatcgaatggtcatagaattaactaaaatatcaaaataactgttcaaaactatagaagaactctaacaaaacacaaggAAGCCAAGAAAaaacatggatggacaaaactggagaagattgaaacggattgaatttgggtaaatttgaaaaacgtcggcccaccttttttcagtctatatcaaaatgtcatttacaaagctggaaaatcattctcagttgttgtgtGGCCGTCATTTGGCAAAtcaaagactcttgctctgccaatttgacgtttagagctaataattaacaaaattaaacaaaattacctaaaatagcgtgacctagcccctttaagtgaatctgtgatctctgttgtctggctatttgtatttatttgtactcaactctctacagtcttccggtaacaattggcaatttcactaattcttgttaaccttcacTGGCGCCGAAAGTCATcttaacgcgaatggcgttttagtggatctttaaacaaaatacaccctcatggagctcaagaatggaacgtcaattggacgaaaaagacaggcggtgaaaataaatatctggaaccTTTAAAGCGATGAGTAATGGTCTTACGCAACAAAAACTGTCAgagatttatttaattgcattgcatatgctttgtgacacgcattgtgtgtcttgtttgcatgcacgcaattgaaatagggagggttttttgcctctaatagcaaatgtgttgtttgtttcaataattttttcgctggaaaaggtttttgtgagatttccagcctttgtgaattttaatatcatgttgtgtaattttcgagcttaacgaATTTTAggctgttccaggctcccagacaTTAGGGAAAGAGAATGGAAGCCTGTAACAGGctaaacaaatttgcatacgtgggttgaaatgtgatacgggaggatttttttggtagtgcactgtaagcagcgcgtgcataagtcacgaaaataaacaggtctgttggaagcgtgcttgagtttcaacaaaatgagccccaaaatcagcaaaacgATGgcattacctggtgataaataacctcgtcttggagaataaatttttgactttgcagaaacaatggtcaacctcaagagttgggcgattgtaaacacgccgcggtaacttgatcaaggcgcccgctgaattcgatgtgcgatttacttgtgcagtcaaaagtacaataacaaaattgaacgtagcaaaaatctcccaaaatgtttttcgctgatggtaactttttgtATTCGCAGTTCAAAATTAAGGTTGTTTTCATGCGGTAAATTTTGTTGctaatggcaaaatattttattctcgatcgaccgtcctgaaaacttccttctgctcttcctaacaattgtgtatcaatatttatttacttttacattgtttacatttttttaattttaatctttatttaaccacggtacaattcatcagcaatataaaagccatatgtacaattaaaaattttaaactaAGTATAGAcgattagaacccacaaatgaccaactcccaacgtcagtggcttcatagctcagttggttagagcgtcgcaccggaatcgtgaggtcacgggttcaaaccccgttgaagtcctgaatttttcaggcttctctacgcaattgtaaaaattgcgttcataactgcgaagctcatagcttcacttgagtgtccacatttcaagttgttttttttagtgCCTGGAAAtgcgcataacagtgaaagtcgttTATATattgcttgattcagttttctcgctccaataaaatgatattttggactggttgactgagatttcagtaTGAAACGAATGTTACCAAGACCAATATTTATATACCTGAAGgtc
This window harbors:
- the LOC138031574 gene encoding uncharacterized protein isoform X6, which codes for MEFTVVRIFFVLTAFLFPIEAQHGQIRGGGGSSKTRPGICPEWESVECPMDVVNFCTEGDDSDCPDGYKCCFTGCEFDCLEVLPGPTPTPTPTKVLTVTTGPWKRGPGICPEWESAECPEDMVNFCTEGDDSDCPYGYKCCFTGCEFDCLEALPAPTPAPTPTKVLTVTTGPWKRGPGICPKFESAECPEDMVDFCTEGDDSDCPDGYKCCFTGCEFDCLAINGSSALPGPTPTPTPTKVLTMTTGPWKREAFPGPTPTPTPTKSVFLLTYVEKPCNFMRTGMVRSTSGSGHTVLEVCSRKQWRPYLPQCNPLKGCYNNRVPGLIGHWRMDEQTGNEVADDSGLENHGSASGAVPKLSKFSRGRFFNGAGLITVPNTAILNFGSSSFSVTGWAKIMDVKYPLTTFAIRKGFGCYFGPHRHGWIPGWETGHGYQAKGLHVCIRDKQNKPVSKVVTFDQGYQPAQLVGQWVHYAVVFHRENKKKVLVYVNGKKQSNTLDISAVHGSVDNTKPLEFGQLYGWKTNGTLDEYRVYNTALDDNEVTAIFKNHLV
- the LOC138031574 gene encoding uncharacterized protein isoform X13, translating into MEFTVVRIFFVLTAFLFPIEAQHGQIRGGGGSSKTRPGICPEWESVECPMDVVNFCTEGDDSDCPDGYKCCFTGCEFDCLEVLPGPTPTPTPTKVLTVTTGPWKRGPGICPEWESAECPEDMVNFCTEGDDSDCPYGYKCCFTGCEFDCLEALPAPTPAPTPTKVLTMTTGPWKREAFPGPTPTPTPTKSVFLLTYVEKPCNFMRTGMVRSTSGSGHTVLEVCSRKQWRPYLPQCNPLKGCYNNRVPGLIGHWRMDEQTGNEVADDSGLENHGSASGAVPKLSKFSRGRFFNGAGLITVPNTAILNFGSSSFSVTGWAKIMDVKYPLTTFAIRKGFGCYFGPHRHGWIPGWETGHGYQAKGLHVCIRDKQNKPVSKVVTFDQGYQPAQLVGQWVHYAVVFHRENKKKVLVYVNGKKQSNTLDISAVHGSVDNTKPLEFGQLYGWKTNGTLDEYRVYNTALDDNEVTAIFKNHLV
- the LOC138031574 gene encoding uncharacterized protein isoform X11: MEFTVVRIFFVLTAFLFLIEAQHGQIGGGGGSSKTRPGICPEWESAECPEDMVNFCTEGDDSDCPYGYKCCFTGCEFDCLEALPAPTPAPTPTKVLTVTTGPWKRGPGICPKFESAECPEDMVDFCTEGDDSDCPDGYKCCFTGCEFDCLAINGSSALPGPTPTPTPTKVLTMTTGPWKREAFPGPTPTPTPTKSVFLLTYVEKPCNFMRTGMVRSTSGSGHTVLEVCSRKQWRPYLPQCNPLKGCYNNRVPGLIGHWRMDEQTGNEVADDSGLENHGSASGAVPKLSKFSRGRFFNGAGLITVPNTAILNFGSSSFSVTGWAKIMDVKYPLTTFAIRKGFGCYFGPHRHGWIPGWETGHGYQAKGLHVCIRDKQNKPVSKVVTFDQGYQPAQLVGQWVHYAVVFHRENKKKVLVYVNGKKQSNTLDISAVHGSVDNTKPLEFGQLYGWKTNGTLDEYRVYNTALDDNEVTAIFKNHLV
- the LOC138031574 gene encoding uncharacterized protein isoform X2; translated protein: MEFTVVRIFFVLTAFLFPIEAQHGQIRGGGGSSKTRPGICPEWESVECPMDVVNFCTEGDDSDCPDGYKCCFTGCEFDCLEVLPGPTPTPTPTKVLTVTTGPWKRGPGICPEWESAECPEDMVNFCTEGDDSDCPYGYKCCFTGCEFDCLEALPAPTPAPTPTKVLTVTTGPWKRGPGICPKFESAECPEDMVDFCTEGDDSDCPDGYKCCFTGCEFDCLAINGSSALPGPTPTPTPTKYKTRTADCRLRTRTADQVLTMTTGPWKREAFPGPTPTPTPTKSVFLLTYVEKPCNFMRTGMVRSTSGSGHTVLEVCSRKQWRPYLPQCNPLKGCYNNRVPGLIGHWRMDEQTGNEVADDSGLENHGSASGAVPKLSKFSRGRFFNGAGLITVPNTAILNFGSSSFSVTGWAKIMDVKYPLTTFAIRKGFGCYFGPHRHGWIPGWETGHGYQAKGLHVCIRDKQNKPVSKVVTFDQGYQPAQLVGQWVHYAVVFHRENKKKVLVYVNGKKQSNTLDISAVHGSVDNTKPLEFGQLYGWKTNGTLDEYRVYNTALDDNEVTAIFKNHLV